One part of the Synergistaceae bacterium genome encodes these proteins:
- the mnmE gene encoding tRNA uridine-5-carboxymethylaminomethyl(34) synthesis GTPase MnmE, with product MNDTIAAISTALGEGAIAIVRISGPDAVSVSQKILTRQNFPEHGRMYLSSLVDGGEIVDRVLCVCFRSPKSYTGEDVIEIHTHGGIFAAEKCLELAVSNGARVAEPGEFTRRAFVSGHIDLSQAEGVLSAITSRSNEALKAAARTLTGELSRAVMKIHDDILSLQGKIEIQLDFPEGETLTGLDVPGEIGPIVSSLEALLPRCSAGMILSQGVNAVIAGRPNAGKSSLLNALVGKNRAIVTDIPGTTRDIIEENIIIGGVPVRLSDTAGLRESDDVIESEGVRLALEAVRDSDICIYVLDGSQNLTAEDAEYISKLEGRNAIITVNKSDLPDMAGDIETGCAVIHLSAKTGAGVEELRREIYRIAVKDCAVNAGLNVSAYQLGELRGALSDLREGEKSAVSFAGDDVTAGLLGSARVRLLRVLGVGAGDELLDSMFSRFCVGK from the coding sequence ATGAACGACACAATAGCGGCAATATCTACGGCATTAGGCGAGGGAGCAATCGCAATCGTGAGAATCTCCGGGCCTGATGCCGTTTCTGTCTCACAAAAAATTCTCACCCGTCAGAATTTCCCGGAGCATGGCCGGATGTATTTGTCGAGTCTTGTTGACGGGGGCGAAATCGTTGACCGTGTTTTGTGCGTCTGCTTCAGGAGTCCCAAGAGCTACACGGGCGAGGACGTTATAGAGATTCACACTCACGGCGGAATTTTCGCGGCGGAAAAATGTCTTGAGCTTGCTGTCTCAAACGGCGCAAGAGTCGCAGAACCCGGAGAATTTACCCGGCGGGCTTTCGTCAGCGGACATATTGATTTGTCGCAGGCTGAGGGCGTTTTGTCGGCAATAACTTCACGCAGCAATGAGGCACTCAAAGCGGCGGCGCGGACTCTCACGGGCGAATTGTCGCGGGCTGTCATGAAAATTCATGATGATATTTTGTCGCTGCAGGGGAAAATAGAAATACAGCTTGACTTCCCGGAAGGCGAGACTCTCACCGGGCTTGATGTTCCCGGCGAAATAGGGCCGATAGTCTCATCACTTGAAGCACTCCTGCCGAGATGTTCCGCCGGAATGATTCTGAGTCAGGGTGTAAATGCTGTAATCGCAGGCCGTCCCAATGCGGGAAAATCGTCCCTCCTGAATGCCCTTGTCGGCAAAAATCGCGCAATCGTTACGGACATTCCCGGCACAACACGCGACATAATAGAGGAGAATATCATCATCGGGGGCGTTCCTGTGAGGCTGTCTGACACCGCCGGACTGAGGGAATCTGATGACGTTATCGAATCCGAGGGGGTAAGGCTCGCGCTTGAGGCTGTGAGGGACTCGGATATATGTATCTATGTTCTTGACGGCTCGCAAAATCTCACGGCTGAAGACGCAGAATATATCAGCAAACTTGAAGGCCGTAACGCAATAATCACCGTGAACAAGTCAGACCTTCCCGACATGGCCGGGGATATTGAGACGGGGTGCGCGGTGATTCACCTGTCGGCAAAAACAGGAGCCGGCGTTGAGGAACTGAGGCGGGAAATTTACCGCATTGCCGTAAAGGATTGCGCGGTTAATGCCGGGCTTAATGTCTCGGCGTATCAGCTCGGAGAACTGCGCGGGGCATTGAGCGACTTGCGGGAGGGGGAAAAGTCCGCCGTAAGTTTCGCGGGTGATGATGTTACGGCGGGGCTTCTCGGTTCGGCGAGGGTTAGACTATTGCGCGTCTTGGGAGTCGGTGCGGGGGATGAGCTTCTCGACTCCATGTTCAGCCGTTTTTGCGTCGGGAAGTGA
- the ilvB gene encoding biosynthetic-type acetolactate synthase large subunit: MDKTARKINGSEILIQCLLEQGVDTIFGYPGGAILNVYDKLYEHPEIRHILTAHEQGASHAADGYARSTGRVGVCFATSGPGSTNLTTGVATAYMDSSPVVFITCNVNSDLIGRDSFQEVDITGVTLPITKCTYIVSSVKNLADTVREAFAVAKMGRPGPVLIDIQKNATADECLYTPTTPEDFVSSGSPRIARMRDSHHPAIGYPEIDVKAVETLAEMIDRSEKPLLICGGGVVRSGASEEFRTLARRMDSPVAITVMGGGAFGGYDPLKTGMIGMHGSQASNMACDACDLLIAVGCRFSDRVTLNPAGFAKNAKIVHIDIDPSEIDKNIKSDLHIIGDAKEILTLLLSKLKRDKNNDGWKNYVFSFRRETEYDDPKNGNLTPKQILSSAAEILPQDTMVTTDVGQHQMWAIQHFRFDYPGQLITSGGFGTMGFGLGAAIGVQAGNPDKTVLHVTGDGSFRMNCNELATEQYYHMPIITLLFNNQTLGMVRQWQHLIYHEHYSQTTLDRGPDFVKLAEAYGIHGATVRDEETLRDVLKTAVASRTDGLGWVIDCRIDIDEMVRPMVGGNSFITNFMLY, encoded by the coding sequence ATGGACAAGACAGCCAGAAAAATAAACGGCTCGGAGATATTAATACAGTGCCTCTTAGAACAGGGAGTCGATACGATATTCGGTTATCCCGGCGGGGCAATCCTGAACGTTTACGACAAATTATATGAACATCCCGAAATCCGCCACATTCTTACGGCACACGAGCAGGGAGCCTCACACGCCGCTGACGGTTACGCCCGGTCAACAGGCAGAGTCGGAGTCTGTTTTGCTACGTCCGGGCCGGGGTCAACAAACCTCACAACAGGAGTCGCAACCGCATACATGGATTCTTCACCTGTCGTATTCATCACCTGCAACGTTAATTCAGACTTAATCGGCCGCGACTCATTTCAGGAAGTAGACATAACCGGCGTAACTCTCCCAATCACAAAATGTACATACATAGTCAGCAGTGTCAAGAATCTAGCTGACACTGTGAGGGAGGCTTTCGCTGTCGCCAAAATGGGCAGACCCGGCCCGGTATTGATTGACATTCAGAAGAACGCAACCGCCGATGAGTGTCTCTACACGCCGACAACGCCGGAAGATTTCGTGTCATCAGGTAGCCCGCGCATAGCCCGAATGAGGGACTCACATCACCCCGCAATAGGTTACCCGGAAATTGACGTTAAGGCCGTTGAGACTCTCGCGGAAATGATTGACCGTTCGGAGAAACCGCTACTGATTTGCGGAGGCGGAGTCGTACGTTCGGGAGCGTCTGAGGAGTTCAGGACGTTGGCGCGGAGAATGGACTCTCCTGTCGCAATTACTGTGATGGGCGGGGGTGCTTTCGGCGGATATGACCCTCTGAAAACCGGCATGATCGGTATGCACGGCTCACAGGCTTCTAACATGGCGTGCGATGCCTGCGATTTGCTGATTGCGGTCGGCTGTCGTTTCTCTGACCGTGTAACGCTTAATCCGGCGGGGTTCGCGAAAAACGCAAAAATAGTACACATTGACATTGACCCGTCAGAAATCGACAAGAACATAAAATCAGACCTTCATATTATCGGGGACGCAAAAGAGATTCTGACTCTCCTACTGTCGAAACTCAAGCGCGACAAGAACAATGACGGATGGAAAAATTATGTTTTCTCGTTCCGCCGTGAGACTGAATATGACGACCCGAAAAACGGCAATCTCACGCCCAAGCAGATATTATCATCAGCCGCAGAAATTCTCCCGCAGGACACTATGGTAACAACAGACGTGGGACAGCATCAGATGTGGGCGATTCAGCACTTCAGGTTTGACTACCCCGGCCAGCTCATAACATCGGGGGGATTCGGGACAATGGGATTCGGACTCGGCGCGGCAATCGGAGTCCAGGCGGGCAACCCGGACAAGACGGTGCTTCATGTTACCGGGGACGGGTCATTCCGCATGAACTGCAACGAGCTTGCTACAGAGCAGTATTATCACATGCCGATTATCACGTTACTGTTCAACAATCAGACTCTCGGAATGGTCAGACAGTGGCAACACTTGATTTATCATGAGCATTACTCGCAGACAACGTTAGACCGCGGGCCGGATTTCGTGAAACTGGCAGAGGCATACGGCATTCACGGCGCGACAGTGAGGGATGAAGAGACATTGCGGGATGTCCTGAAGACGGCTGTAGCCTCACGCACTGACGGTCTCGGCTGGGTGATTGACTGCCGGATTGACATTGACGAGATGGTTCGGCCTATGGTCGGCGGAAATAGTTTCATCACAAATTTCATGCTCTACTAG
- a CDS encoding FAD-dependent oxidoreductase: protein MRKKFSALIAFLILSSSTAFAYDIIIAGGGMSGVSAAIQATRLGASVLIIEPTSMLGGQATAAGVSTMDDMSRLPESGIYRDFMDKVRSHYAEKGKSIATSYWKTDGKAFEPKIGSDILKVMAASADILYHSEIVSVKPSENGKIITAKTPEGTKSFTCKILIDATEYGDVIPLAGLKYRSGNSISPDMNPDSMIQDITWTAIIRKYPKGVPDILRPKSPLPGYDKARKNYLAYVSRNNFGAGNRSPFKLPAEFSAHNGYRAVPDSYLPGNYTGSRKDWKRITKTGVNWGNDYPGTYGWEEKFGIPIAYLEDKSFRDEINREALIKTLHFIYYMQNELGESWSVDPNEYDDLPKEAANLPEEWQNIARHFPPVPYVRESRRIVGNYTYNSQAIFTNSESYRNGKKNQEIPDSIAIGGYILDLHTGDDDDDFEHELGERQSAMRTHEPCGAFQVPMRIFIPLSDDNFLAAEKNLSMSRLATSALRLQPVCMMTGQAVGTLAALAVSYDIRPGDIHAVDVQKILADYGVMMSLAEYDDVPERSEYYGAVQIATLYRLISPDKYPVYPKQRISTPSKTRRVPGRFGVNRKVTRKEFDGIISRAESAMNKPVTAQYREGMTRGEAVSIIVGGMSSLPDAKTAEHGVEKLIPRTDSQDAQ, encoded by the coding sequence ATGCGGAAAAAGTTTTCAGCGTTAATTGCTTTTCTCATTCTCTCATCATCAACAGCATTTGCTTACGACATAATCATAGCAGGCGGTGGAATGTCGGGTGTGTCAGCTGCGATTCAGGCCACACGACTCGGCGCAAGCGTCCTCATCATTGAGCCTACATCAATGCTTGGAGGGCAGGCCACAGCGGCAGGAGTCTCAACAATGGACGACATGTCCCGCCTTCCTGAGAGCGGAATTTACCGCGACTTCATGGACAAGGTGAGGAGTCATTACGCGGAGAAGGGGAAATCTATCGCCACATCATACTGGAAGACGGACGGAAAAGCATTTGAGCCGAAAATCGGAAGCGACATCCTCAAAGTCATGGCCGCAAGCGCGGATATACTGTACCATTCCGAGATCGTCAGCGTGAAACCGTCAGAAAACGGGAAAATCATCACCGCAAAAACCCCTGAAGGCACAAAATCTTTCACCTGCAAAATTCTCATTGACGCGACAGAATACGGCGACGTTATACCGCTGGCGGGACTCAAATACCGTTCGGGAAACTCAATTTCACCCGACATGAATCCCGACTCGATGATTCAGGACATCACATGGACGGCCATAATCCGGAAATACCCGAAAGGAGTCCCGGACATTCTCAGGCCGAAATCACCCCTCCCAGGTTACGACAAAGCCCGCAAAAATTACCTCGCCTACGTATCACGCAACAATTTCGGAGCGGGTAACAGGTCGCCGTTCAAACTTCCCGCAGAGTTTTCCGCGCACAACGGCTACAGGGCAGTGCCGGATTCATACTTGCCGGGAAATTACACGGGTTCGCGAAAAGACTGGAAGCGAATCACAAAGACGGGAGTCAACTGGGGCAACGATTATCCCGGCACATACGGCTGGGAGGAGAAATTCGGAATCCCTATCGCATATCTTGAGGATAAATCTTTCCGGGACGAAATTAACCGCGAGGCACTCATCAAGACACTGCACTTCATATACTACATGCAAAACGAATTAGGCGAGTCATGGTCAGTTGACCCGAACGAATATGACGATCTCCCGAAAGAAGCCGCCAATCTCCCGGAGGAATGGCAGAACATTGCCCGGCATTTTCCCCCGGTGCCATACGTCAGAGAGTCGCGCAGGATTGTGGGAAATTACACGTATAACTCTCAGGCAATTTTCACCAACTCCGAAAGCTACAGGAACGGGAAAAAGAATCAGGAAATCCCCGACTCAATCGCTATCGGGGGATATATTCTCGACCTTCACACGGGAGATGATGATGATGATTTCGAGCATGAACTCGGCGAGCGTCAGTCAGCAATGAGGACTCACGAGCCTTGCGGGGCGTTTCAGGTGCCTATGAGGATATTTATCCCGCTGAGTGATGATAACTTTTTGGCGGCGGAAAAAAATCTCTCAATGTCCCGTCTTGCCACAAGCGCGCTAAGATTACAGCCCGTTTGCATGATGACGGGGCAGGCTGTCGGGACTTTGGCGGCTCTTGCGGTGAGTTATGACATCAGGCCGGGGGATATTCACGCAGTTGACGTGCAGAAAATTCTTGCTGACTATGGCGTGATGATGTCTCTTGCTGAATATGACGATGTTCCCGAACGGAGCGAATATTACGGGGCTGTGCAGATTGCGACGCTCTACAGGCTCATTTCGCCGGACAAATATCCCGTTTACCCAAAGCAGAGAATAAGCACTCCGTCAAAAACGCGCAGAGTCCCCGGCAGATTCGGAGTCAACAGAAAAGTAACACGGAAAGAATTTGACGGCATCATTTCCCGCGCAGAGTCGGCCATGAACAAGCCAGTAACAGCACAATACCGCGAGGGAATGACACGGGGCGAGGCAGTCAGCATTATTGTTGGCGGAATGTCATCACTTCCCGACGCAAAAACGGCTGAACATGGAGTCGAGAAGCTCATCCCCCGCACCGACTCCCAAGACGCGCAATAG
- a CDS encoding CCA tRNA nucleotidyltransferase: MRNYLDVLKKIEETGARAWLVGDTVRMMQMGIQPETITLAVDSDDMYAVSQAIGTGTVDARGPFPALRGELLGMPFRAFSLRGDTIEDDLACRDLSIEAIAIRSDGGFVDPFGGRLDIRNRVIRLTGDNVDLIEADPLRILRMLRFAAEFEMDIFWKTESDVRKFLELHADRMKDIPQERWGREIMKGIRQRPCRFIEYCDDYDLLPFFVPDLDALKNAPDGKGRTIYDHVIHILQIIEQRLATNKIIQNDTFVLAGLLGHIGSVKPDLSDRGKQADRIITEYMTRWNIQSETINYVTAIMNNYRRFYEPISEEVLCRQTLNYSREALLVAMQFAKCAAIAEGHIEEHRDVLDNNNWNLKQVLRRFRTVELQTQGASRYMTGREVMSLLHMKPGKRVGELLEGLDMAIGTGKVSSRAAAEEWLKSQTA, translated from the coding sequence ATGCGCAATTATCTTGACGTTCTCAAAAAGATAGAAGAGACAGGAGCAAGGGCCTGGCTGGTCGGCGACACTGTCAGGATGATGCAGATGGGTATACAGCCCGAAACTATAACCCTGGCAGTTGACTCCGATGACATGTACGCGGTATCCCAGGCAATCGGCACAGGAACGGTTGACGCAAGAGGCCCGTTCCCCGCGCTGAGGGGTGAATTGCTTGGTATGCCTTTCAGGGCGTTCAGTCTCAGGGGAGATACGATCGAGGATGACCTAGCCTGCCGGGATCTCAGCATTGAGGCAATCGCAATACGTTCTGACGGCGGATTTGTTGACCCGTTCGGCGGAAGGCTCGACATTCGCAACAGGGTCATACGCCTTACGGGGGACAATGTTGACCTGATTGAGGCTGACCCGCTGAGGATATTACGTATGCTGAGGTTCGCGGCGGAGTTCGAGATGGATATATTCTGGAAGACTGAGTCGGACGTACGCAAATTTCTTGAGCTTCACGCGGACAGGATGAAGGACATCCCGCAGGAAAGATGGGGGCGCGAAATCATGAAGGGCATTAGGCAGAGGCCATGCAGATTCATAGAGTACTGCGATGATTATGACTTACTGCCGTTCTTTGTGCCTGATCTTGACGCGCTCAAGAATGCCCCGGACGGAAAAGGGCGCACGATTTATGACCATGTTATTCACATTCTCCAGATAATAGAGCAGAGGCTCGCGACAAACAAAATCATACAGAATGATACCTTTGTTCTTGCTGGATTACTGGGTCATATCGGCTCGGTGAAGCCAGATTTAAGCGACAGGGGCAAGCAGGCCGACCGCATAATCACGGAATACATGACGCGCTGGAATATACAGTCAGAAACCATCAACTACGTAACAGCTATCATGAACAACTACAGGCGTTTCTATGAGCCAATAAGCGAGGAAGTTTTGTGCCGCCAGACACTGAATTATTCCCGCGAGGCTCTCCTTGTGGCTATGCAGTTCGCCAAGTGCGCCGCGATTGCTGAGGGTCATATTGAGGAACACCGCGATGTCCTCGACAATAATAACTGGAACCTGAAGCAGGTATTGAGGCGTTTCAGGACTGTGGAGCTTCAGACGCAGGGAGCTTCACGCTACATGACAGGGCGCGAGGTAATGTCCCTCCTTCACATGAAGCCGGGAAAGAGAGTCGGCGAGCTTCTTGAGGGACTCGACATGGCCATAGGCACCGGGAAAGTGTCATCACGCGCCGCGGCGGAGGAATGGCTCAAATCACAGACCGCATGA
- a CDS encoding M13 family metallopeptidase: MLKIFLALIISAGLVSQAHAAKQTPWLNSNVIGAMKDAKYSPSLKDDYYANINHDWLMNTALKPGYPRAGAFTELQDTIDERLKAMMTDVTISGHDADLVRRLYALWLDWDSRNAEGLADLDRQAGRITSIKTLDELSAYFMQEETLYSGEMLADFGIGRDNKDSESHNLELSATGLSLGDSAEYRKRTANGDRVKKMHDGIVRYMLRRLGYTEEFARDILERSYRFEEKIAAHEMTLKEVYDPSAIDKMYNPLTMDELRQKSPVFPFADILAAHNAVSDLMNLQEPEWLKALNELYTESNLEDMKAYLLANLVSGYITLTDEAAYREYQRLSRERLGISESKPDIDLAVDFVHGNLAGSVSRIYIGRYVPESAKKEVEDIIRRTVKYYRAMLESEDWLSESTRKKAIEKLDAMRLNSAYPEKWVDFSGYEISADMGLYEAVKALKKYKIQKYFYDRINTKVDHDLWINDVVVVNAYYQPSENSINIIAGIMGGDFYSPEMSYEQKLGGIGMVIGHEISHAFDTNGAQFGKTGNVESWWTEEDSAHFKKRAERLIKYIDTFRVDDSGEHYSGELVQGETIADMAGVKAMLGIAEGIEGFSYNKFFRQYAKIWKMIQTREMSDLRIKTDVHALPYIRVNAIVQQYEEFFRTYGIGEGDNMYLAPEKRVAVW, translated from the coding sequence ATGCTGAAAATTTTTCTTGCCCTCATCATTTCCGCAGGACTTGTCTCACAAGCACATGCCGCAAAACAAACGCCCTGGCTTAATTCCAACGTTATCGGCGCAATGAAGGACGCTAAATATTCGCCTTCCCTCAAAGATGACTATTACGCGAATATAAATCATGACTGGCTCATGAACACCGCGCTCAAGCCCGGCTACCCCCGCGCAGGAGCGTTCACCGAGCTTCAGGACACAATAGACGAACGCCTAAAAGCCATGATGACAGACGTAACAATCTCCGGCCATGACGCAGATTTAGTGCGGAGGCTCTATGCCCTCTGGCTTGACTGGGACTCCCGGAACGCCGAGGGACTCGCAGACCTAGACAGGCAGGCCGGGCGGATAACGTCAATCAAGACTCTTGACGAACTCAGCGCGTACTTCATGCAGGAAGAGACGTTGTACAGCGGTGAAATGCTCGCCGATTTCGGGATCGGCCGCGACAACAAGGACTCAGAGTCTCACAACCTCGAACTGTCAGCAACAGGACTCTCACTCGGAGACTCAGCCGAATACAGGAAGCGCACCGCAAACGGAGACCGCGTGAAGAAAATGCATGACGGAATCGTCCGCTACATGCTGCGGAGACTGGGCTACACGGAGGAATTTGCGCGGGATATTCTTGAGCGTTCGTACAGGTTCGAGGAGAAAATCGCCGCCCATGAAATGACGCTGAAAGAAGTATATGATCCTTCAGCAATCGACAAAATGTATAACCCGCTCACAATGGACGAGCTTAGGCAGAAATCGCCAGTTTTCCCGTTTGCTGACATTCTCGCGGCTCATAATGCAGTCTCAGACCTCATGAATCTTCAGGAACCCGAATGGCTGAAGGCACTCAATGAGCTTTACACGGAGTCAAATCTTGAGGACATGAAAGCGTACCTGCTGGCTAATCTCGTGTCAGGCTATATCACTCTCACGGATGAGGCCGCTTACAGGGAGTATCAGAGATTATCACGCGAGAGGCTCGGAATTTCTGAGAGCAAGCCGGATATTGATTTGGCGGTTGACTTTGTTCACGGGAATTTAGCGGGGTCAGTCTCACGGATATACATCGGGCGATATGTCCCTGAGTCAGCAAAAAAAGAAGTTGAAGACATAATCCGCCGGACAGTGAAATATTACCGCGCAATGCTTGAGTCTGAAGACTGGCTTTCAGAGTCGACACGGAAAAAGGCCATCGAGAAACTTGACGCAATGAGGCTCAATTCAGCATACCCGGAAAAATGGGTAGACTTCTCCGGCTATGAGATTTCCGCTGATATGGGACTGTATGAGGCAGTAAAAGCCCTGAAAAAGTACAAGATACAGAAATATTTTTATGACCGAATAAACACGAAAGTTGACCATGATTTATGGATTAATGATGTTGTTGTCGTCAACGCCTACTATCAGCCGTCAGAAAACTCGATAAACATAATCGCCGGGATAATGGGCGGGGATTTCTACAGCCCGGAAATGTCCTACGAGCAGAAACTCGGCGGCATCGGTATGGTAATCGGGCATGAGATTTCCCACGCATTCGACACGAACGGGGCGCAGTTCGGCAAAACGGGCAACGTTGAGTCATGGTGGACTGAGGAAGACAGCGCACACTTCAAGAAACGCGCTGAGAGGCTCATAAAGTACATTGACACATTCAGGGTAGACGACTCCGGCGAACATTACAGCGGGGAGCTTGTGCAGGGTGAGACAATTGCGGACATGGCCGGGGTGAAAGCCATGCTCGGAATCGCCGAGGGCATAGAGGGCTTCAGCTACAATAAATTTTTCAGGCAGTACGCAAAAATCTGGAAGATGATTCAGACGCGGGAAATGTCAGACCTGAGAATAAAGACCGATGTCCACGCCCTGCCGTACATCCGCGTGAACGCAATCGTACAGCAGTATGAGGAATTTTTCAGGACATACGGAATCGGCGAGGGGGATAACATGTATCTCGCTCCTGAGAAAAGAGTCGCAGTCTGGTAG
- a CDS encoding cytidylate kinase-like family protein has translation MNRIITIGREFGSGGRELARLIADITGFAYYDREIIAEIAKRTSLSEKYIQNVAEQKPVIPFPIHTGRTFWAVIPDYGQDVQKEQHGIIREMAGKSDCVIVGRGADYILRDANPFRVFVYSDAESKLKRCRENSSNDYAKGVEMSDKELARRIEQINKARAEYYEFYTGQEWGDKANYDFCVNTSKCADFRKLAEALASLI, from the coding sequence ATGAACAGAATAATCACTATAGGCCGCGAATTTGGGTCAGGAGGCCGCGAGCTTGCCCGGCTCATCGCTGACATCACCGGCTTTGCGTACTATGACCGCGAAATTATCGCCGAGATCGCAAAACGCACATCACTGTCAGAGAAATACATTCAGAACGTTGCCGAGCAGAAGCCCGTAATCCCCTTCCCGATTCACACGGGGCGAACATTCTGGGCGGTCATTCCCGACTACGGGCAGGACGTACAGAAGGAGCAGCACGGAATAATACGCGAGATGGCCGGGAAATCGGATTGTGTCATTGTAGGCAGGGGGGCGGATTACATTCTGAGGGACGCGAATCCCTTCCGTGTGTTTGTGTATTCTGACGCAGAGTCAAAGCTGAAGCGGTGCCGGGAAAACAGCTCCAACGACTACGCGAAAGGAGTCGAAATGTCCGACAAGGAATTAGCCCGCAGAATAGAGCAGATCAACAAGGCCAGGGCGGAATACTACGAGTTCTACACGGGTCAGGAATGGGGCGACAAAGCAAACTATGATTTCTGCGTCAACACGTCAAAATGCGCGGACTTCAGGAAACTTGCGGAGGCTCTAGCGTCATTGATATAG
- the ilvN gene encoding acetolactate synthase small subunit produces MQAKEDSKSLKRYTIVTAMDNEAGVLSQLAHLFSRKGYNIETIAAGWTVDQNVTRFTIEIYSDEERIKLLCSQLRKLVPIHYVEILDPAKSIRRELMMVRVHAADRAARNEIIQICNIFRGSVVDITPDSITVSVTGDDQKTGAFEDLLREFGIIDLARTGIVAIERGEM; encoded by the coding sequence ATGCAGGCAAAAGAAGACAGCAAGAGCCTGAAGCGTTACACGATAGTTACGGCGATGGACAATGAAGCCGGAGTCCTCTCGCAATTGGCGCATTTGTTCTCACGGAAGGGATATAACATTGAGACGATAGCGGCGGGATGGACGGTAGATCAGAATGTTACGCGCTTCACGATAGAAATATATTCGGACGAGGAAAGAATAAAGCTGTTATGCAGTCAGCTCCGCAAACTTGTGCCGATACATTACGTTGAAATTCTTGACCCGGCCAAGTCGATACGGCGCGAGTTAATGATGGTTCGTGTTCATGCTGCTGACAGGGCCGCAAGGAATGAGATCATACAGATCTGCAACATCTTCCGGGGTTCAGTCGTGGACATTACGCCGGACAGCATTACGGTTTCAGTTACGGGCGACGATCAGAAGACGGGGGCATTTGAGGACTTATTGAGGGAGTTCGGGATAATTGACCTTGCGCGGACTGGTATTGTAGCCATTGAACGCGGCGAAATGTAG
- a CDS encoding PQQ-binding-like beta-propeller repeat protein, with protein sequence MRKSFVLSLALVFVMAVSALGFSGHEMWKLQLDSPITSGITVSGGTVFFGTETGKIFAVNAKSGQVAWEYKADNTIYGVPAVTGDTVIFAQGSGELLAFKATAGGLVWTSGGEGGKDLHGRDVNDGLSDGASTGGGLVYVSKADRKVHAFSTKDGKAAWTYATSDQGVRAAPLYHDGIVFVGEYDGTFSMVDAKTGKRLNGGGAGGAVNTPTVNGGNVYFSAWDGSVNCVKINGVEPLWHVNVHDTITTQPEISAGKIVVGTGSGAVIALDEKTGRTLWRFNTNSGSILAKPVIGDGVVIAGAETGSVCILDLNTGRQAGTLTDATGLSATPAFSDGVFYFGSGSTLYAFQ encoded by the coding sequence TTGCGTAAGAGTTTTGTATTGTCATTAGCGTTAGTGTTCGTCATGGCCGTGTCAGCGTTAGGCTTCAGCGGCCACGAGATGTGGAAGCTCCAGCTTGACAGCCCAATAACTAGCGGGATAACCGTATCAGGCGGGACGGTTTTCTTTGGGACTGAGACCGGGAAAATTTTTGCGGTCAATGCAAAGTCCGGCCAAGTCGCATGGGAGTACAAAGCCGACAACACGATTTACGGTGTTCCGGCTGTAACAGGCGACACGGTTATATTCGCACAGGGCAGCGGTGAGCTTCTCGCGTTCAAGGCTACGGCAGGCGGTCTTGTATGGACATCAGGCGGCGAGGGCGGTAAAGACCTTCACGGCCGTGATGTGAATGACGGACTTTCTGACGGAGCTTCAACAGGCGGCGGACTCGTCTACGTCTCAAAGGCTGACAGAAAGGTTCACGCATTCAGCACAAAAGACGGCAAAGCGGCATGGACATACGCCACAAGCGACCAGGGAGTCAGGGCTGCTCCCCTGTATCATGACGGCATCGTGTTCGTCGGAGAGTATGACGGCACATTCAGCATGGTTGACGCGAAAACAGGCAAGAGGCTCAACGGAGGCGGCGCAGGCGGTGCGGTAAACACTCCCACAGTGAACGGCGGGAACGTCTACTTCTCCGCGTGGGACGGCTCTGTGAACTGCGTCAAGATAAATGGCGTTGAACCCCTCTGGCACGTCAACGTTCACGACACAATCACGACACAGCCGGAAATTTCAGCGGGAAAAATTGTTGTAGGCACAGGAAGCGGGGCTGTAATCGCGCTTGACGAAAAGACTGGGCGCACTTTGTGGAGATTCAACACGAACTCAGGCAGCATTTTGGCAAAGCCAGTAATCGGAGACGGCGTAGTCATCGCAGGAGCTGAAACAGGGTCAGTATGCATTCTTGACCTGAACACAGGAAGGCAGGCGGGGACTCTCACAGACGCAACAGGACTCAGCGCAACCCCGGCATTCTCGGACGGAGTGTTTTATTTCGGCAGCGGAAGTACCCTTTACGCTTTCCAGTAG